Genomic segment of Candidatus Bathyarchaeota archaeon:
ATTGAAGAAATCGCAAAGATTGTTCATGAGGCTGGCGGACTGCTGTATTATGACGGTGCGAATCTTAATGCCATTCTTGGGAAAGTGAGGCCTGGAGACATGGGGTTCGACATCGTGCACATGAATATACACAAAACTTTTGGAACTCCTCACGGTGGTGGGGGACCGGGAGCAGGTCCTATCGGAGTGTCCGAGGAACTTGAAAAGTTTTTGCCGATTCCCTGGATAGTGTTTGATGGTAACCAGTATCATCTGGACTATGACAAGCCGCACAGCGTTGGGAAAATCAGAGGCTTTTATGGAAACGTTGGGGTTCTGCTGAAGGCGTTCGCTTATATTCTTAGTTTAGGCGCGGAGGGGCTTGAAGAAGTGGCGGAGGTTTCTGTGTTGAATGCTAATTATGTTATGAAGAAGTTGGAGAAGATTCGTGGTTTTGAGCTTCCTTATGCGCGGGGGCGACCAAGAAAACATGAGTGTGTTATTAGTGCCAAGAAACTGTATAAAGAGACTGGGGTAAGTGCGCTTAATGTTTCTAAGAGGATTTTGGACTATGGCATGCACGCGCCGACAATATACTTCCCACTCATAGTTGACGAGGCATTGATGATTGAGCCGACTGAATCTTTTGAGAAAGGGGAGTTGGATAGGTTTGTTGAGGTGATGAGAAAGATATCGGATGAGGCTTATTCAACTCCTGATGTTGTTTTGGAAGCTCCGAGGAACACGGCGGTAACTCGTTTGGATGAGGTTAAGGCTTCGCATCCGAAGACTATGGCTTTGAGTTGGAGGATGTATCTGAAAAGGTCAAAAAGGTAGAGAGGTCAGGAGACTTCTGTCCATTCGGTAATACCGGTTGACTTAGAATATGATAATACCAAAAGTAGTTTGAGGTACTGCGTTACTCACTTTTCATTCTTTTGCTATAAATTACTATTGTAGCTATCGGGGTCGTTATGAGAACCCCTATTACTGTGATGTTGGTGTACCGCTAGCTGTGTTGCTCTGGTGTTTTCACATTGACGTAAA
This window contains:
- a CDS encoding glycine dehydrogenase subunit 2, whose amino-acid sequence is MFRQARWNERMIFELGCSGRRGCTIPKVKKEIQRVVGDTKAFLPEKLRRKTLPKLPELSEVEVVRHYVRLSQMNFGVDSGFYPLGSCTMKYNPKIDEVLAKLPSITLIHPYQDERTVQGVLGIMYRLSRWLAEITGTHEVSLQPAAGAHGEFLGTLIMRAYHKLNDELEKRTELVVPDSAHGTNPASGTMGGFKVVVVPSDEDGCVDLEALRTAVSERTAGLMLTNPNTLGIFEKNIEEIAKIVHEAGGLLYYDGANLNAILGKVRPGDMGFDIVHMNIHKTFGTPHGGGGPGAGPIGVSEELEKFLPIPWIVFDGNQYHLDYDKPHSVGKIRGFYGNVGVLLKAFAYILSLGAEGLEEVAEVSVLNANYVMKKLEKIRGFELPYARGRPRKHECVISAKKLYKETGVSALNVSKRILDYGMHAPTIYFPLIVDEALMIEPTESFEKGELDRFVEVMRKISDEAYSTPDVVLEAPRNTAVTRLDEVKASHPKTMALSWRMYLKRSKR